In a single window of the Anaerocolumna cellulosilytica genome:
- a CDS encoding pyridoxamine 5'-phosphate oxidase family protein — protein MSKYENAMKLMEERCGNGKEEVIALATISLSTSAAGNPRPTVRMVCAYYEDGAFYVSTDAKKNKMLQIEKNTEVSVGGLGWYSFQGTAENLGWVKDEKNAEIRARFKDVFDWFDEVGDEDNPTSIVLRINLTEGTIIDNERKYGEQQYEVDFINHTAK, from the coding sequence ATGAGTAAGTACGAGAACGCAATGAAACTGATGGAGGAGCGATGTGGAAATGGCAAGGAAGAAGTGATTGCCCTTGCCACAATTTCGCTATCTACAAGTGCTGCCGGAAATCCCCGCCCCACTGTCCGTATGGTATGCGCCTATTATGAAGACGGTGCATTTTATGTTTCTACGGATGCCAAGAAAAATAAAATGCTGCAAATTGAGAAGAATACCGAGGTTTCTGTTGGTGGGTTAGGCTGGTATTCGTTCCAAGGTACGGCCGAAAATCTCGGTTGGGTCAAGGATGAGAAGAATGCGGAAATTAGAGCCAGGTTCAAAGATGTCTTTGATTGGTTCGATGAAGTTGGCGACGAAGACAATCCGACCTCAATCGTGCTGCGGATTAACCTTACAGAAGGCACTATTATTGACAATGAAAGAAAATACGGTGAGCAGCAGTATGAAGTTGATTTTATCAATCATACAGCAAAATAA
- a CDS encoding aminoglycoside adenylyltransferase domain-containing protein yields MDRYRNLLDNFVMQSKNILGDNLVGIYLHGSAVMGCFNYKKSDIDLLIVIKNENSNEDKRDYMNMVVERNREAPKKGIELSIVKESVCNPFEYPTPFELHFSIAHLNWYQTNPEDYVEKMKGTDKDLAAHIKIIYHRGKTVYGKEIKSVFSEVSREDYMDSIWIDIENAKDEIIKNPMYIILNLCRVLAYKKDNLVLSKQEGGVWGIENIADSKYKKLISNALVEYQTGEEMVLDKSLASIYAEYMLEQIKSA; encoded by the coding sequence ATGGATAGATATAGAAATTTATTAGATAACTTTGTCATGCAAAGTAAAAACATTTTAGGTGATAACCTTGTAGGCATATACCTTCATGGTTCCGCTGTGATGGGATGTTTTAACTATAAGAAAAGTGATATTGATTTACTTATTGTTATTAAGAATGAGAATTCAAATGAAGATAAACGAGACTATATGAACATGGTTGTTGAACGAAATAGGGAAGCACCAAAAAAGGGGATAGAGCTTAGTATTGTTAAAGAAAGTGTTTGTAACCCATTTGAATATCCAACACCTTTTGAACTTCATTTTTCTATAGCACATTTAAATTGGTATCAAACAAATCCTGAGGATTATGTTGAAAAGATGAAAGGGACAGATAAGGATTTAGCAGCACATATTAAAATTATTTATCACAGAGGAAAAACGGTCTATGGAAAAGAAATTAAATCCGTTTTTTCAGAAGTAAGTAGAGAAGATTATATGGATAGTATTTGGATCGATATAGAGAATGCAAAAGATGAGATAATAAAAAATCCAATGTATATCATACTGAATTTATGCAGAGTATTAGCGTACAAAAAGGATAATTTGGTATTATCAAAGCAGGAAGGTGGCGTATGGGGAATAGAGAACATAGCAGATTCTAAATATAAAAAGCTGATTTCAAATGCATTGGTAGAGTATCAAACTGGGGAAGAAATGGTTTTGGATAAATCCTTGGCAAGCATATATGCTGAATATATGTTAGAGCAAATTAAAAGCGCGTAA
- a CDS encoding DUF6273 domain-containing protein gives MTEFTIGEVMPFGGYHWRILDIQGNAALLITECIIEQHPYNNSPGDVTWADCSLRKYLNGEFYNKFTVAEQSRIIPVLNKNHDNQWYGSRGGEDTRDYIFLLSIEEVACKYFGDSSKNLENRSPKQRYWFQKQDKNNDKRRATFDGYRWWWWLRSSGRDNRRAVYIHGDGNIGIQGNGTFRYSSNTIHPSTGDNSGGVRPALWLSLEL, from the coding sequence ATGACAGAGTTTACTATCGGTGAGGTTATGCCATTTGGAGGTTATCATTGGCGAATTCTTGATATACAAGGAAATGCGGCCTTGCTTATAACGGAATGTATAATCGAACAGCACCCCTATAATAATAGTCCTGGTGATGTAACATGGGCTGACTGCTCGTTAAGAAAATATCTTAACGGTGAGTTTTATAATAAATTCACTGTGGCCGAACAGTCAAGAATTATTCCTGTATTGAACAAAAACCATGACAATCAGTGGTACGGTTCAAGAGGTGGTGAAGATACAAGAGATTACATATTTCTATTAAGCATTGAAGAAGTGGCATGTAAATACTTTGGTGACAGTAGTAAAAACCTTGAGAACCGCAGCCCCAAACAACGATACTGGTTTCAAAAGCAAGACAAAAACAACGATAAGCGAAGAGCGACATTCGATGGATATAGATGGTGGTGGTGGCTTCGGTCGTCGGGGCGTGACAATAGAAGAGCTGTCTATATCCATGGCGATGGCAATATAGGTATACAGGGAAACGGTACCTTTCGCTATAGTAGTAATACTATTCATCCTTCAACCGGTGATAACAGCGGAGGAGTTCGTCCAGCTCTGTGGCTGAGCCTGGAATTATAG